A window of Ignavibacteriales bacterium contains these coding sequences:
- a CDS encoding SpoIID/LytB domain-containing protein: MNEPLVSIGIVTEKEIRFDLYGEFTLKGADKKYSGKFKAKLSGDKISISQEKKEIFSADELLFNPNDLETESFLLRDVVIGKGFHWQNKENQRFRGRLKFIKEKDQITAVNILPLEEYLTSVISSEMSANSSIELLKAHSVVSRGWLLAQLEKKNKKAVNEIIGKDEIIRWYDREDHTNYDFCADDHCQRYQGVTKIINDNAVNAIASTRGLVLKHKDTICDTRYSKCCGGITEVFENVWENVPHPYLSSILDYKFRFDDDRTDIKKEKFADHWINSTPQAFCNTTDERILSTVLVNFDHFTNDFFRWNVEYTQDEIAGLIRTKSGIDFGNIIDLVPIERGPSTRIIKLKIIGTKKTITIGKELEIRKILSKTHLYSSAFVVGKEKIVKGVPQKFILHGAGWGHGVGLCQIGAAVMGELGYGFDEILTHYFSGAQIQKIY; encoded by the coding sequence ATGAATGAACCTTTAGTAAGCATTGGAATTGTAACCGAAAAAGAGATCCGCTTTGATCTATACGGCGAATTTACTTTGAAGGGAGCGGATAAGAAGTATAGTGGAAAATTTAAAGCTAAGCTGAGCGGTGATAAAATTTCAATCAGCCAGGAGAAAAAAGAAATTTTTTCTGCTGATGAATTACTTTTTAATCCTAATGATCTTGAGACGGAATCATTTCTTCTTAGAGACGTGGTGATCGGAAAAGGTTTTCACTGGCAAAATAAAGAGAATCAAAGATTTCGCGGAAGATTAAAATTTATAAAAGAGAAAGATCAAATTACCGCTGTTAATATTCTTCCGCTCGAAGAATATCTTACAAGTGTTATCTCATCGGAAATGAGCGCTAACAGTTCAATCGAACTTTTAAAAGCGCATTCAGTAGTATCGCGTGGATGGCTTCTTGCACAGCTGGAAAAAAAGAACAAGAAAGCTGTTAACGAAATTATTGGTAAGGACGAAATTATTCGATGGTATGATAGAGAAGATCACACCAATTACGATTTTTGCGCTGATGATCATTGCCAGCGATATCAAGGTGTAACAAAAATTATTAATGATAATGCCGTGAACGCAATTGCTTCCACGCGCGGATTGGTGTTGAAACATAAAGATACAATCTGCGATACTCGTTACTCAAAATGCTGCGGCGGTATTACAGAAGTTTTTGAAAATGTATGGGAAAATGTTCCTCACCCGTACCTAAGTTCTATCTTGGATTATAAATTTAGATTCGACGATGACCGTACGGATATTAAAAAAGAAAAGTTTGCCGATCATTGGATAAATTCTACTCCTCAAGCTTTCTGCAATACAACCGACGAAAGAATTCTTTCAACAGTACTGGTCAACTTTGATCATTTCACAAATGATTTCTTCCGGTGGAATGTTGAATACACACAGGACGAAATAGCCGGACTAATTAGAACAAAAAGCGGAATTGATTTTGGAAATATTATTGATCTCGTTCCAATCGAACGGGGTCCTTCAACACGCATTATAAAATTGAAAATCATCGGCACTAAAAAAACTATTACGATCGGGAAAGAACTTGAGATAAGAAAAATTCTTTCTAAAACACATTTGTATAGTTCTGCGTTTGTTGTTGGAAAGGAAAAAATTGTTAAAGGTGTTCCTCAAAAATTTATTTTGCATGGCGCAGGATGGGGACATGGTGTTGGACTTTGTCAGATAGGCGCAGCGGTAATGGGCGAACTTGGTTATGGATTTGATGAGATACTAACACATTATTTCAGCGGTGCACAAATTCAAAAAATTTATTAA
- a CDS encoding VOC family protein, translating into MLNKSDLISFVATSNATKARQFYEETLGLTFVSGDQFALVFEANGTMLRIQKVDQVNPHGYTVLGWKVADIKKEVNALSKRGVKFARYEGMNQDENGIWTAPSKAKIAWFTDPDGNILSLTEF; encoded by the coding sequence ATGCTTAATAAATCCGATCTCATCAGCTTTGTCGCAACAAGCAACGCCACGAAGGCACGGCAATTCTACGAAGAGACTCTCGGTTTGACTTTCGTAAGCGGTGATCAATTTGCTTTAGTCTTTGAAGCAAACGGAACTATGCTTCGGATTCAGAAAGTTGATCAAGTAAATCCTCACGGTTATACAGTCCTCGGTTGGAAAGTTGCCGACATAAAAAAAGAAGTTAATGCACTGTCAAAACGCGGTGTTAAGTTCGCTCGATACGAAGGAATGAATCAAGACGAAAACGGGATTTGGACTGCGCCGAGTAAAGCAAAGATTGCCTGGTTTACAGATCCAGATGGAAATATATTGTCGCTTACTGAGTTTTAG
- a CDS encoding ankyrin repeat domain-containing protein: MKPFFFIGILAVSVLLSSCSNFLQSVRTGNYEEVKESLSSGTSANTSDDHSFSALMIASSNGHLDMVKLLVEKGADVNAASIDGVTPLGCAAYGNKLDVAKLLIEHGAKINYNVVDTTTASMTPLIAAVQNKEISKSILEYLLDNGADVNSNSNLMIREADDHGVRVYDSFKPIYIAAALGNKEIVEFLKSKGAVLPRGKGVLIAGDRIGSSIFVKNSRIASIDQKSEDRMIAEIEPGSHIIGVRAIFSVSWYQRTVGPTITRKIEINAGDIIVARPFIIDADEHSGEKEAKWDYVIEKY, from the coding sequence ATGAAACCATTTTTCTTTATTGGAATTTTAGCTGTTTCCGTTCTGTTAAGCAGTTGTTCCAACTTTCTTCAATCTGTCAGAACCGGGAACTATGAAGAAGTAAAGGAATCCCTATCTAGCGGCACAAGCGCTAACACAAGTGATGATCATTCCTTTTCTGCTCTGATGATAGCTTCGTCCAATGGGCACTTGGACATGGTAAAGCTGCTAGTGGAAAAAGGCGCAGATGTCAATGCCGCGAGTATTGACGGGGTGACACCGCTGGGATGTGCTGCATATGGGAACAAGCTTGATGTGGCAAAACTCCTGATAGAACACGGGGCAAAGATCAACTACAACGTTGTTGATACAACTACAGCCTCCATGACGCCGTTAATTGCTGCTGTGCAGAATAAGGAAATTTCGAAGTCAATTCTCGAGTATCTGCTTGACAATGGGGCGGATGTAAACTCAAATTCAAATTTGATGATAAGAGAGGCTGATGATCATGGGGTTCGGGTGTACGACAGTTTTAAACCAATTTACATAGCAGCGGCTTTGGGTAACAAAGAGATAGTTGAATTTCTGAAATCAAAAGGCGCGGTTCTTCCAAGAGGTAAGGGTGTATTGATAGCGGGAGATCGTATAGGGAGTAGCATTTTTGTTAAGAACTCAAGAATCGCGAGCATTGATCAAAAAAGTGAAGATCGAATGATAGCAGAAATTGAGCCCGGTTCACATATCATTGGAGTTCGGGCGATCTTCAGTGTTAGCTGGTATCAACGTACGGTTGGACCTACGATTACACGGAAAATTGAAATCAATGCGGGGGATATAATAGTTGCACGACCCTTCATTATTGATGCTGATGAACATTCAGGGGAAAAAGAAGCTAAGTGGGATTATGTAATAGAGAAATATTAA
- a CDS encoding prolyl oligopeptidase family serine peptidase gives MKKIILSFTLSILVAWLFTPKQAIAQWNYPATKKIPVTDRYFGKAVNDNYRWLENMDSTDVKDWLKAQHDFTAGILDKIPGRDSLINDFIRLDAMRAASFSSVIRKSGRYFYRKTLPVENVSKLYYREGLNGKEILLFDPTEGNSGKSVSLSSYLPTEDGKKVVLGIAEGGSESATIRIMNVDDKTMFPESISPCWGGIGGWTKDGKGFLYNLMQSSDVHAIDRELNTRTFYHVVGSNPKSDQEIFSASKYPSLGIKPQDIPLVNISYDFKYIFGLLGTVQNELTMYYAPASELLNATITWKPLLKPEDEVTDFSVEGNTIYLLSHKNAPKFKILVTDLRNPDIAKANEVLAQGKNTINYLSRCKDYLFAVTSDGINSFLHQYSYHDKTWKDVNLPLKGTMYAGGYDITTNDCNAFISSWNTPTVRYDFNPVTGTFTKSIFYIEVNYPGVNDIVVDEVETSSHDGVMVPLSIIYNKNIKRNGSAICYLDGYGAYGSSATPYFSAMNLALINRNVIVAVAHIRGGAEKGEEWYRAGYKTTKPNTWKDFIACAEYLVKNKYTSSPKLFGMGTSAGGILIGRAITERPDLFGAAICNVGCLNALRMENSPNGPVNTPEFGTVKDSVECMALMEMDAFQHVKEGVKYPAVICVGGFNDPRVIIWQPGKFAAALQNASASGKPVLMQVNYDNGHFTEDKKVAFRNFANMFAFCLWQTGHTDFQMKK, from the coding sequence ATGAAAAAAATAATTCTTTCCTTCACTCTTTCTATTCTGGTTGCATGGTTGTTTACTCCAAAGCAAGCCATTGCGCAATGGAATTATCCGGCAACAAAAAAAATACCGGTCACGGATCGCTATTTTGGAAAAGCCGTAAACGACAACTATCGCTGGCTCGAGAATATGGATAGCACCGATGTGAAAGACTGGCTAAAGGCTCAGCATGATTTTACTGCCGGCATTCTCGACAAGATTCCGGGGCGTGATTCACTTATTAATGATTTCATCCGGCTCGATGCGATGAGAGCGGCCAGCTTTAGTTCTGTCATTCGAAAAAGCGGCCGTTATTTTTATAGGAAAACATTACCTGTGGAAAACGTCAGTAAACTCTATTACCGCGAGGGACTAAACGGTAAGGAAATATTGTTGTTCGATCCTACGGAAGGCAATTCGGGAAAGAGCGTTTCTCTTTCATCCTATTTACCAACTGAAGATGGAAAGAAGGTTGTGCTGGGCATTGCCGAAGGTGGTTCTGAGTCTGCTACCATTCGCATTATGAATGTGGATGATAAAACAATGTTCCCAGAAAGTATCTCGCCATGCTGGGGCGGCATTGGCGGATGGACAAAAGATGGGAAGGGCTTTCTCTATAATCTGATGCAATCCAGCGATGTACATGCGATTGACAGAGAGTTGAATACCAGAACTTTTTATCACGTAGTGGGCTCGAACCCTAAGAGCGATCAAGAAATCTTTTCTGCGTCAAAATATCCTTCGCTTGGGATCAAACCTCAGGATATTCCTCTAGTGAATATATCTTATGACTTTAAATATATTTTTGGATTACTGGGAACGGTACAAAATGAACTGACCATGTATTACGCACCGGCCAGTGAGCTTTTAAATGCAACTATTACATGGAAACCCTTACTGAAACCGGAAGATGAAGTAACAGATTTTAGTGTTGAGGGGAATACGATCTATCTGCTTTCTCACAAAAACGCACCGAAGTTCAAAATCCTGGTGACGGATTTACGAAATCCGGACATCGCTAAAGCAAACGAAGTTTTGGCACAAGGCAAGAACACCATAAATTACTTGTCACGATGCAAGGATTATCTTTTTGCCGTAACTTCGGATGGTATTAACAGTTTTCTCCATCAATACAGTTACCATGATAAGACATGGAAAGATGTGAACCTTCCTCTAAAAGGTACCATGTATGCAGGCGGCTACGATATTACAACCAATGATTGTAATGCTTTTATTTCTTCATGGAACACTCCGACGGTGCGATACGACTTCAATCCCGTAACCGGCACATTTACAAAAAGCATATTTTACATTGAAGTAAATTATCCCGGCGTCAATGACATAGTTGTTGATGAAGTGGAAACATCGAGTCACGATGGCGTGATGGTTCCGCTTTCTATAATTTACAATAAGAACATTAAAAGAAATGGAAGTGCCATTTGCTATCTCGATGGTTACGGAGCTTATGGTTCTTCTGCTACGCCTTATTTCAGCGCGATGAATCTCGCACTCATAAATCGAAATGTGATCGTTGCAGTTGCTCACATACGCGGAGGCGCGGAAAAAGGAGAGGAATGGTATCGCGCCGGTTACAAGACAACGAAACCGAACACATGGAAAGATTTTATTGCTTGTGCCGAATATCTTGTCAAAAACAAGTATACCAGTTCTCCAAAATTATTTGGCATGGGAACGAGCGCCGGTGGAATTCTGATTGGTCGAGCAATTACGGAGCGACCCGACCTATTCGGCGCGGCAATTTGCAATGTGGGATGTTTGAATGCATTGCGAATGGAAAATTCACCGAACGGCCCAGTTAATACACCGGAATTCGGAACCGTCAAAGACTCGGTTGAATGTATGGCTTTGATGGAGATGGATGCATTTCAACATGTGAAAGAAGGAGTGAAATATCCAGCCGTGATTTGTGTCGGCGGCTTCAATGATCCGCGCGTCATCATTTGGCAGCCGGGCAAATTTGCTGCTGCACTGCAGAATGCATCCGCTTCGGGAAAGCCAGTATTGATGCAAGTGAATTACGACAACGGTCATTTTACCGAAGACAAAAAAGTTGCATTCAGAAATTTTGCTAATATGTTCGCCTTCTGTCTGTGGCAGACAGGACACACTGATTTTCAAATGAAAAAATAA
- a CDS encoding BatA and WFA domain-containing protein → MTFLNPAILFGLIAASIPIVLHFLNLRKLKRVEFSTLAFLKELQKTKIKRIKLKQWLLLLLRIAIIIFLVMAFARPTVKNFSIGNSSAAKTTAVIIIDNTFSMSVVTGNGSYLNHAKQIAKNLLSNFQDGDEIILLDVGNRSNEAAQPITNNKQLTKQIDELEISVVSKTLNESLVKAAQVLYQSNNYNKEIYLLTDLQKGRIYNSSNELSNLSGIFNSNVRLYLIDLSDKEPVNLGIEEIKPNNQIFEKGKTVSFDVLVKNYSKQSVNNSVASLFVNGKRSAQQSVNLSAGESKTIPFETTLLDTGLVEIYAELEDDDILQDNKRFFSVYVPDKISVLFLTDTRDDAKFVKYAIDDPTKLKVKITENSLSQVSSLNLKNYDAVIVIGSGKNTDWKNLIRFTEGGGGLILMPGSQSTLSNFQKVCIAFNISSPVSAVGKINSQDSPALFDKINYQDPLFADLFENNKQQQVESPEIYYYFKVVPGGNGKNIISMFDGSSFLSEYKLGAGKVFLFNSSLNLNWNNFPLKGFFAPLVNRLVLYSSSKLKEQNTFFAGQAITADISNHSISQIKIEKPNGENEFVNSDSLTNKIYFTYTKTNEAGTYKFFSSNKLLDYISVNHDPKESVTDKAGSSEFEDYLKQISFEGKSFSLSPNDDFTRVIYQSRFGTELWKYFLIIVLILAITESLVARNTKKDLSSIQKPESGNKND, encoded by the coding sequence ATGACATTTCTTAACCCCGCTATATTATTTGGTTTGATCGCTGCTTCAATTCCGATAGTTCTTCACTTTCTTAATCTGCGTAAGTTAAAGAGAGTTGAGTTCAGCACTCTTGCATTTTTGAAAGAACTGCAGAAAACGAAGATCAAACGGATTAAATTAAAACAGTGGCTGCTTCTGTTACTGCGCATAGCAATAATTATTTTTCTTGTAATGGCTTTTGCCCGTCCAACTGTAAAAAATTTCTCTATCGGGAATTCTTCCGCGGCTAAAACTACAGCTGTAATTATAATAGATAACACATTCAGCATGTCTGTGGTGACCGGGAATGGATCTTACTTAAACCACGCAAAGCAAATTGCAAAAAATCTTCTTTCCAACTTTCAAGATGGCGATGAGATCATTCTGTTAGATGTTGGCAATCGATCTAATGAAGCAGCTCAACCAATAACTAACAACAAACAATTAACAAAACAAATTGATGAGCTGGAAATATCCGTTGTAAGTAAAACTCTTAACGAATCGTTGGTAAAAGCGGCGCAAGTTTTATATCAATCAAATAATTATAATAAAGAAATTTATTTGCTGACTGATCTGCAGAAAGGTAGAATTTATAATTCGTCAAATGAGCTCTCAAATCTTTCCGGTATTTTCAATAGCAATGTCAGGCTCTATTTAATTGATCTGTCTGATAAAGAGCCGGTTAATCTCGGCATTGAAGAGATCAAACCCAACAATCAAATATTTGAAAAAGGAAAAACCGTCAGCTTTGATGTATTGGTCAAAAATTACTCCAAACAATCTGTCAACAATTCTGTTGCTTCGCTCTTTGTTAACGGAAAAAGAAGTGCGCAGCAAAGTGTTAATCTTTCAGCCGGTGAATCTAAAACAATTCCATTCGAAACAACTCTTTTAGATACAGGTTTAGTTGAAATCTATGCAGAGCTTGAAGATGATGATATTCTTCAAGACAACAAAAGATTTTTCAGCGTTTATGTACCGGATAAAATTTCTGTTCTATTTCTTACGGACACCCGGGATGATGCAAAGTTTGTTAAGTATGCAATAGATGATCCCACAAAACTGAAAGTGAAGATTACAGAAAATAGTTTGTCGCAAGTCTCATCTCTGAATTTAAAAAACTATGATGCAGTTATCGTCATCGGCTCGGGAAAAAACACCGACTGGAAAAATTTGATCCGCTTTACTGAAGGCGGCGGGGGTTTAATACTAATGCCCGGTTCTCAAAGCACTTTATCAAATTTTCAAAAGGTGTGTATTGCATTCAATATTTCTTCTCCTGTAAGTGCCGTAGGAAAAATAAATTCCCAGGATTCGCCTGCTCTGTTTGATAAAATCAATTATCAAGATCCCCTCTTTGCAGATCTATTTGAAAACAATAAGCAGCAGCAAGTTGAATCGCCGGAAATTTATTATTACTTCAAGGTTGTTCCCGGTGGTAACGGCAAAAATATTATTTCCATGTTCGATGGATCATCTTTCTTAAGTGAATATAAACTCGGCGCGGGAAAAGTATTCCTGTTTAATTCATCATTAAATCTTAATTGGAATAATTTTCCGCTCAAAGGTTTTTTTGCGCCATTGGTCAACAGACTTGTTCTTTATTCCTCTTCTAAATTAAAAGAGCAAAACACATTTTTTGCCGGGCAAGCTATCACCGCTGATATTTCCAATCATTCCATATCTCAAATAAAAATTGAAAAACCAAACGGAGAAAATGAATTTGTAAATTCGGATTCACTAACAAATAAAATTTATTTTACTTATACCAAAACGAATGAAGCCGGGACTTACAAATTCTTCTCATCGAATAAATTGCTGGATTATATCTCCGTTAATCACGATCCTAAAGAATCAGTTACCGACAAGGCTGGTTCTTCAGAGTTTGAAGATTATTTGAAGCAAATCAGTTTTGAGGGAAAATCTTTTTCACTTTCGCCCAACGATGATTTTACAAGAGTAATTTACCAATCGCGTTTTGGTACCGAACTATGGAAATATTTTTTAATTATAGTTTTAATTTTAGCAATTACGGAATCACTTGTGGCAAGAAACACTAAAAAAGATCTATCAAGCATCCAGAAACCAGAATCCGGAAACAAGAATGATTGA
- the hflX gene encoding GTPase HflX, with protein sequence MIELKPIPRERAILIALVTEDYSKDQVEEHLEELELLTNTAGAITVFKIMQERYRPDPAYFIGKGKAEEVAQLIELNDIQLVIFDDDLNATQARNLEKLFERKVLDRSGLIFDIFASHAKTREAKTQVELAQLQYMLPRLTRAWTHLSKQYGGIGTKGPGETQIETDRRIIRTKISKLKENLKKITAQQVTKSAGRKDQITACLVGYTNAGKSTLLNRLTEAGVLTEDKLFATLDSTTRSFEIEKNKKILMSDTVGFIRKLPHHLVASFKSTLNVVKDADLILHVIDISHDFFEDHINVVDSTLEELNSHKKTQIKIFNKVDALKDKNRMDYVVKQYKNSILISAERGININNLKKMLLAIYEQNFTAYKIKLNHSDSKIISKIYELAEVINIDYNNEYVSLNYRTSTTNHHLINKLILKNQSR encoded by the coding sequence ATGATTGAACTTAAACCGATTCCAAGAGAACGAGCAATTCTAATTGCACTCGTAACCGAGGATTACTCAAAAGATCAAGTTGAAGAGCATCTTGAGGAGTTGGAATTACTTACGAACACTGCAGGCGCAATAACTGTTTTCAAAATTATGCAGGAGCGTTACAGACCTGATCCTGCATATTTTATCGGGAAAGGAAAAGCTGAAGAGGTTGCTCAACTAATTGAGTTAAATGATATTCAGCTTGTAATATTTGATGATGATTTAAATGCTACGCAAGCCCGTAATCTTGAAAAACTTTTTGAGCGTAAAGTTTTGGATAGAAGCGGATTGATCTTTGATATCTTTGCCTCTCATGCAAAAACGCGCGAGGCGAAAACTCAAGTAGAACTTGCACAACTTCAATATATGCTTCCCCGATTAACGCGTGCATGGACACACTTATCAAAACAGTACGGAGGCATTGGTACAAAAGGTCCGGGTGAAACACAGATCGAAACCGATAGAAGAATTATCCGCACAAAAATTAGTAAGCTGAAAGAAAATTTGAAAAAAATTACCGCACAGCAAGTAACTAAAAGCGCTGGGAGAAAAGATCAAATCACAGCTTGTCTTGTTGGTTACACTAATGCAGGAAAATCTACTTTACTAAATCGTTTAACTGAAGCCGGTGTTCTTACGGAAGATAAATTATTTGCAACGCTTGATTCCACAACACGTTCTTTCGAAATTGAAAAGAATAAAAAAATTCTGATGAGCGATACGGTCGGGTTCATACGTAAACTGCCGCATCATCTTGTTGCTTCTTTCAAGAGCACGTTAAACGTTGTAAAGGATGCAGATCTAATTCTTCATGTAATTGATATCTCCCATGATTTTTTTGAAGATCACATTAATGTTGTTGATTCAACACTTGAAGAATTAAACAGCCACAAGAAAACGCAGATAAAAATATTCAACAAGGTAGATGCACTGAAAGATAAAAACAGAATGGATTATGTTGTTAAGCAATATAAAAACAGTATTCTTATTTCAGCCGAACGCGGAATAAACATAAACAATTTAAAAAAGATGCTTCTTGCAATTTATGAACAGAATTTTACTGCTTATAAAATAAAACTGAATCACTCCGATTCAAAAATAATATCGAAGATTTATGAACTCGCTGAAGTTATCAACATAGATTATAATAACGAATATGTATCTCTTAATTATCGAACCAGTACAACGAATCATCATTTAATTAATAAACTGATATTAAAAAACCAGAGCAGGTAA
- a CDS encoding M20/M25/M40 family metallo-hydrolase codes for MKRLLLKSTLLFLVFTAIIFPQQDPVIKKIIEIGKTDNQVMRHQDILNNRIGGRLTGSDQYLTACNWAMNELKSWGLKVKLDEVGEVPVGFLRGHWAGKMIKPAEKVLEFVTPSYTAGTKGIQRGPVVIMPKTDARFDSVKSKMNGAWVMIDGENTGWPRDRDSVVALTRKLMAVGALGTIQLTHVPIRTLDSRCVKSWDNLPTLCDIKLVDTQYNEIKSLVEKNEEVILEFEIRNFFKPGPIKYYNVIGTIPGTKFPNEYVIISGHLDSFDIATGAIDNGSGVTAMMEAIRLMMKAGAKPKRSIMIHLYAAEEQGLVGSKSWVNKNKKLLNKISLVINKDSGTNPAVSLGVPKVMFDEMKKVVEPIETAGLKYPFKLTESQPFRKAGRGGTDSFSFIMAGVPAPGLRLEGPHQYTKTWHTPLDTYDEVIPDAQEHSSIVIALLAYGAANLDHLLPREGAFAPEGIYADLNTNKGRFTLNLDYEHVPMTVANFVGLAEGTIKNDAVEEKKPYFNGSIWHRVVAGHVIQAGMPATGKETEGPGYEFPNEIYKGLSHNKAGMLGMANAGANTNGSQFYITLGDRSYLDDNYTLFGQVTEGMDVVEKITQGDTIKSVVISRVGQKAMDFKVTTESFKKMVDEANAKIKADEEKRLKKEAELIKKKFPNVNETASGLKFFILKEGTGDKPAEGAVLKVQYKGSFLLDGNKFVSTSVEGKPNDLDKPEIFEYTIGKTKINPALDESIADMKPGEQRTVIAQSKLAYGNNVVYGKQIEGKKRFAISPNTSLIYELEIIK; via the coding sequence ATGAAACGATTATTATTAAAATCAACATTACTGTTTTTAGTCTTCACCGCAATCATTTTCCCGCAGCAGGATCCCGTAATTAAAAAAATTATTGAGATAGGAAAAACCGATAATCAAGTTATGCGGCATCAAGATATTCTCAACAACAGAATCGGAGGAAGATTAACCGGTTCGGACCAATATCTTACCGCATGCAATTGGGCTATGAATGAATTAAAAAGCTGGGGATTAAAAGTTAAGTTAGATGAAGTCGGTGAAGTGCCGGTTGGATTTCTCCGCGGACATTGGGCAGGCAAAATGATAAAGCCGGCAGAAAAAGTTTTAGAGTTTGTAACTCCATCATATACTGCCGGTACAAAAGGGATTCAGCGCGGACCGGTTGTAATAATGCCGAAGACAGATGCCAGATTCGATTCAGTAAAAAGTAAAATGAACGGCGCTTGGGTAATGATTGACGGAGAAAATACGGGCTGGCCCCGCGACCGTGATTCTGTTGTAGCTCTTACAAGAAAATTAATGGCGGTCGGCGCGCTTGGAACAATTCAATTAACACATGTTCCGATCCGCACTTTGGATTCACGATGTGTTAAATCTTGGGATAACCTTCCAACTCTTTGTGATATAAAACTTGTGGATACTCAATACAATGAAATAAAATCTCTCGTTGAAAAGAATGAGGAAGTAATTCTAGAATTTGAAATCCGGAATTTCTTCAAACCAGGTCCAATCAAATATTACAATGTGATCGGAACAATTCCCGGTACAAAATTTCCGAACGAATATGTTATCATCAGCGGTCATCTTGATTCGTTTGATATTGCAACCGGCGCAATTGATAACGGTTCGGGTGTAACAGCTATGATGGAAGCAATCCGTTTGATGATGAAAGCCGGGGCTAAACCTAAACGCTCAATTATGATTCATCTTTATGCTGCCGAAGAACAGGGATTGGTTGGATCAAAATCATGGGTGAATAAAAACAAAAAACTTCTGAATAAAATTTCTCTCGTGATAAACAAAGACAGCGGAACCAATCCAGCCGTAAGTTTAGGTGTTCCTAAAGTTATGTTCGATGAAATGAAAAAAGTTGTTGAGCCGATTGAAACAGCCGGATTAAAATATCCGTTCAAACTAACCGAATCGCAGCCGTTTAGAAAAGCGGGACGAGGAGGAACAGACAGTTTTTCTTTTATAATGGCAGGCGTTCCGGCTCCAGGTCTTCGTCTTGAAGGTCCTCATCAATATACCAAAACATGGCACACGCCGCTTGATACTTACGATGAAGTAATTCCCGATGCGCAGGAACATTCTTCAATTGTAATTGCATTGCTTGCATACGGCGCAGCAAACTTAGATCATCTTCTACCGCGCGAAGGTGCATTTGCACCGGAAGGAATTTATGCCGATCTAAATACAAACAAAGGAAGATTTACTCTTAATCTGGATTACGAACACGTTCCAATGACGGTTGCAAATTTTGTCGGACTTGCAGAAGGAACGATTAAGAACGATGCGGTTGAAGAAAAAAAACCATATTTCAATGGAAGCATCTGGCACCGTGTTGTAGCCGGACATGTAATACAAGCAGGAATGCCTGCAACCGGAAAAGAAACCGAAGGACCTGGTTATGAATTTCCGAATGAAATATATAAAGGATTAAGTCACAACAAAGCCGGAATGCTTGGAATGGCAAACGCCGGTGCAAATACTAACGGAAGTCAATTCTATATTACACTTGGTGACCGTTCGTATCTCGACGACAATTATACTTTATTCGGTCAAGTGACTGAAGGCATGGATGTGGTAGAAAAAATTACTCAAGGAGATACAATAAAAAGCGTGGTGATCTCGCGCGTTGGACAGAAAGCCATGGACTTTAAAGTTACAACCGAATCATTTAAGAAGATGGTTGATGAAGCTAATGCAAAAATAAAAGCTGATGAAGAAAAGAGACTAAAGAAAGAGGCGGAATTGATTAAAAAGAAATTTCCTAACGTGAATGAAACGGCAAGCGGATTAAAATTTTTTATTTTGAAAGAAGGAACTGGTGATAAACCTGCCGAAGGCGCTGTTTTAAAAGTTCAGTACAAAGGAAGTTTTTTATTAGATGGAAATAAATTTGTAAGCACAAGTGTTGAAGGAAAACCAAATGATTTAGATAAACCGGAAATTTTTGAATACACAATCGGAAAGACTAAAATTAATCCAGCACTTGATGAATCAATCGCAGATATGAAACCCGGCGAACAACGAACCGTGATTGCTCAATCAAAATTAGCTTATGGAAATAATGTTGTGTACGGAAAACAGATTGAGGGAAAAAAGCGGTTTGCAATATCTCCAAACACAAGTTTGATTTATGAATTAGAAATAATAAAATGA